One genomic region from Jilunia laotingensis encodes:
- the ruvA gene encoding Holliday junction branch migration protein RuvA encodes MIEYVKGEIAELSPATAIIDCNGLGYAVNISLNTYSAIQGKSSCKLYIYEAIREDAYVLYGFADRQERELFLLLISVSGIGGNTARMILSALSPSELANVISTENANLLKTVKGIGLKTAQRVIVDLKDKIKTSAPATSSEGVFSTMTSEVQEEAVAALTMLGFAAAPSQKVVLTILKEEPNAAVEKVIKLALKRL; translated from the coding sequence ATGATAGAATACGTTAAAGGCGAGATTGCCGAGCTAAGCCCGGCAACTGCGATAATCGATTGTAATGGCTTGGGGTATGCCGTAAATATCTCACTGAACACATACTCGGCGATTCAAGGTAAAAGTAGTTGTAAACTATATATATATGAAGCTATCCGTGAAGATGCATATGTCTTGTATGGCTTTGCAGATAGGCAGGAACGGGAATTATTCTTATTATTAATATCTGTATCCGGTATTGGGGGAAACACGGCACGAATGATACTTTCGGCACTGTCTCCGAGCGAATTGGCCAATGTTATTAGTACCGAAAATGCCAATCTTCTGAAAACAGTGAAAGGTATTGGGCTGAAAACGGCTCAACGTGTGATAGTGGATTTAAAAGATAAAATAAAAACTTCTGCACCTGCTACAAGTAGTGAAGGTGTATTCTCCACTATGACTTCTGAAGTTCAGGAAGAGGCTGTGGCAGCACTTACAATGCTTGGGTTTGCAGCGGCTCCTTCGCAGAAAGTTGTACTTACCATTTTGAAAGAAGAACCAAATGCTGCTGTTGAAAAAGTAATCAAGCTGGCTTTGAAGAGATTATGA
- a CDS encoding diaminopimelate dehydrogenase, producing the protein MKKVRAAIVGYGNIGHYVLEALQSAPDFEIAGVVRRAGAENKPAELNDYPIVKDIKELQDVDVAILCTPTRSVESYAKEILALGINTVDSYDIHTGITALRHELGTYAKEHGAVSIISAGWDPGSDSVVRTLLEAIAPKGITYTNFGPGMSMGHTVAVKAIDGVKAALSMTIPTGTGIHRRMVYIELKEGYKFDEVAAAIKSDAYFVNDETHVKQVPSVDALLDMGHGVNLTRKGVSGKTQNQLFEFNMHINNPALTAQVLVCVARASMRQQPGCYTMIEIPIIDLLPGDREEWIGHLV; encoded by the coding sequence ATGAAAAAAGTAAGAGCTGCCATAGTTGGCTATGGCAATATTGGTCATTATGTACTGGAAGCCCTCCAGTCTGCTCCCGATTTTGAAATAGCAGGTGTAGTTCGTCGTGCAGGAGCAGAAAACAAACCTGCCGAATTGAATGATTACCCCATTGTAAAAGATATCAAAGAACTGCAAGATGTAGATGTAGCTATCTTGTGTACCCCTACCCGTAGCGTAGAAAGCTATGCAAAAGAGATCCTAGCTTTAGGCATCAACACAGTCGATAGCTATGATATTCATACAGGTATTACAGCTTTACGTCACGAATTAGGAACATACGCCAAAGAGCATGGAGCCGTTTCTATTATTTCTGCAGGATGGGACCCGGGAAGTGATTCAGTTGTCCGCACCCTATTAGAAGCTATCGCCCCTAAAGGAATCACATACACAAACTTCGGCCCCGGCATGAGTATGGGACATACGGTGGCAGTAAAAGCCATCGATGGTGTAAAAGCTGCACTTTCCATGACAATCCCCACTGGTACCGGCATTCATCGTCGGATGGTATACATCGAACTAAAAGAGGGATATAAATTCGACGAAGTAGCTGCAGCTATTAAATCCGATGCATATTTCGTTAACGATGAAACTCACGTTAAACAGGTTCCCAGCGTAGATGCCTTGCTTGATATGGGACACGGAGTTAATTTAACCCGCAAAGGAGTCTCCGGGAAAACCCAAAACCAATTATTCGAATTCAATATGCATATCAACAACCCGGCTTTGACAGCCCAAGTATTAGTATGTGTAGCTCGTGCTTCTATGCGTCAACAACCGGGATGCTATACGATGATTGAAATTCCCATCATTGATCTCCTCCCGGGAGATCGTGAAGAATGGATCGGACATTTGGTATAA